The following proteins are co-located in the Anser cygnoides isolate HZ-2024a breed goose chromosome 2, Taihu_goose_T2T_genome, whole genome shotgun sequence genome:
- the MTURN gene encoding maturin, whose protein sequence is MAFEALAEAAERWCARTPFQLIAAEETERRMDFYAEPGVSFYVLCPEAACGDNFHVWSESEDCLPFLQLAQDYISSCGKKTLHEILEKVFKSFRPLLGLPDVDDDAFEEYNADVEEEEPEADHQQMGVSQQ, encoded by the exons ATGGCTTTCGAGGCGCTGGCGGAGGCTGCGGAGCGGTGGTGCGCCCGCACGCCCTTCCAGCTCATCGCCGCCGAGGAGACGGAGCGGCGCATGGACTTCTACGCCGAGCCCGGGGTCTCCTTCTACGTCCTCTGCCCGGAGGCCGCCTGCGGCGACAATTTC CACGTGTGGAGTGAAAGCGAGGACTGCTTACCTTTCCTGCAGCTCGCGCAGGACTACATCTCCTCCTGTGGGAAAAAGACGCTCcatgaaatactggaaaaagtCTTCAAGTCCTTCAGACCC CTACTTGGGCTTCCAGATGTTGATGATGATGCATTTGAAGAATATAACGCAGATGTGGAAGAAGAGGAACCAGAAGCCGATCACCAACAAATGGGTGTCAGTCAGCAGTAA